The Hemiscyllium ocellatum isolate sHemOce1 chromosome 31, sHemOce1.pat.X.cur, whole genome shotgun sequence sequence TCactatccaccttatctaaccctctgattatcttatatgtctcaattaagtcacctctcaaccttctcctccctaatgaaaacagcctaaagtccctcagtctttccttgtaagaccttccctccgtacacgacaacattctagtaaatctcttctgaaccatttctgaagcttccacacccttcctataatgcagtgaccagaacattatgcaatactctaagtgcttAGTCAAATAAAATTGAGTACTCACAGCTTAAGACCAGTAAAGTAACAGGAACATTGATTTAAAAACTTCATAAGTGGGCAATGAGGTTTCCTGATGTGATCTGAAACTTCCTCATTTTAACAATGTTTTACTGGTGCTCTTAACTCAATGCTGCTTCCTGCCCAATGTTCCTAATCTGCTGAAGTCTTCCACTGAGCAGCTGGCTTCATCTCCTAATTCCTCCTAATCTATTGTTGCCTTGGAACAATGGGCTAGCATCTGCACTAACAGCTTAAACTAAATGCAAAACTCAGTGCTGATAGGAATCAAAAGTCATGGAAGTGCACATGCTGTTTTGGGTCATTAcagtcttaccagatcataggggctgctctctcatgagagagagagagagagagagggatgagaagagattgagaaggaaagCCCTTCATGTAACCCTCAAACAGgcgatgggaattgaacccacactgttgacatcacactgctctgtaaaccaacaattcagccaactgagctaaactgaaaTAGAGCGCGCGTcaacgagagagagatagagctcTCGCGCGCGAGAGATAGCGAGCGCAAGAGAGTGATAGAGCGGGCGGGTGCGTGCGCGCGAGAGAAATAGAGCGCGCGTGCGCGAGAGagcgtgcgcgagagagagagcgatagagtTCGCGCGTGCGAGAGAGATAGAGCACGCGCGAGAGCGATTAAGAGCGTGCGCGTGAGAGAGGCAAAACATGCGAGCGAGCAAGACCGAGCGCGCGCGCGAACGAGCGAAACAGAGCACGAGCGCGAGCAAACGAGACCTTGCGCGCGcgttctgtctcgctctctctcccgtgCGCGCGCCCTTCCCTCCAAACCCGCGCGCCCTCTCCCTCCCGCGCACAGGTGCTCACCCTCCCATGTGCGCTGTCTCTCCCTCCCGCGCCTGCGCGCGCGCGCACTGTCTTTCTCCCGCTCgcggagggggagagagacagagcgcgcgcgcgcgggaGGGAGGAAGACAGAGCGAGCGCACGCGAGACAGTGCGAGTGACAAAAAGAACAGCTTTTTAAATTAATTGTCTTGTAAAGCAGTGAGGATTGAGGTGCAAACATCAGGAAATCTAATGAATATTTCAGATTACCCAaaagcattttgttttaattgtgcAATACAAATAGCACACAGACTGAGTGCAGTCTGGATTTGTCCCTCTATTGTATTCTATTACCCTTCTCTCTGCCATTAACTGCAAGAAATTTTTGCTTTACAGTTGCATCCAGaacaaaaagattttttttccccacaatctGCTAGGTCACTCTAAACTGCTCAATATTAAGGAGCAGATTTCTATTTTACTCTCATAGCATGAAATGTTGCTTAATTTCTGTATATGCATACACAGTACTCCTCCTATTGTGGCACTGGACACAAATACAGCTATTGTATTCCCTAGATTGTAAAAGGATAATCTAATTTGTCTTAGGTTTTTACGACTCATAAATTAATTCATaaagggagatggggagagtgtaTTTAACAGGTGTGGATAAGCCTGGGGCAAGGGTATATAACCTTAATCTCAGAACCAGATTCCTTGGAAGTTTGAAAAAGCTTTTCATGCAAAGGTCAGTAGAAATGGGAGACAGTTCTGCAAAAAGCCATTTCTAATTCAATCAATCACTTTGAGATCAATCGATTTTTTTGCTAGATCAGGGTATCAAAAGTAGCTCAGATAGAGACCAGCAATATCGATTAGTTGAACAAACTCAAAGTGCTGAATGGGTTAGACTTATTGTATTCCTTCATTATAACTGGAGGACTACAGATTCAAATTACTGTATTTGGAAGAAAGATCCAAGTAACATTAAAATTATACGAAAAAAAAAAGACTGATGTCCGTATTTCCTAATTTTTCATTCCAAATCATGTGTATAAGCTAGAAATGAAAGTTCAGAATCATAAAACCTTGTAAGTTGGAGGAATtggttcatttttaaaatgctctTCTGTGCTGTTATATCCCATTATCCAACTGTCCTTCTTTCTACAGACACCAACATTTTCAGAATTGATAATTGAGAatcaaaaaaagttttttttaaacaaaccatTACACAAAAAAATGGATCTTCAACAGTTTACAAACCTGCCGTACTGCATGTTTGTAATGTTGCTGTATGTTTTTTGCAGGAAGTTGCTTGCAGCATCGAAGGAGATACCGATATAACTGGACAGGTGTCTGCACAAGTTCTGCACCTGGCAAAGGGGGCATTCTATGCTTTCTTTGATCATTCAATGCTCCAACCTAAAATGCACAAGTTGTAGTGTGTGTCAGCTTACTGGATCCAACAAGGAATTGGAAAACACTTGACGAATACCTCACCCATAAAGCATACTTATTTAGGTCAATTTATGGATCTTGTGCAAGTCTATTTTTATGCATTTTCTAACAGACGTTGGACTAACAGAAAGTAGAAACATTTGTTAAATGGTTCCGTTCTTTCAACACAGCAAAAAAGTTTTGATATCATATCTGTAAATCactgattttcttttcaaaattcaGCATAATTTGTGTTACCTTAActgaatgtaatgatatattaagATCATGTATTAAACGACCATTATGTACTTTCACAAACATCATTTTTGTAAACTTCTTTTAACTTTCAGTAAAAAAAGGGGAAAATATCTTCAAGCCCTCAAAACAGAACTttgaattcattcatgggacatgaccTCTAATGGCAAGTTTGGACTTATTTTTCACTATTAATTGACCATGTGAAAGGAGTGATCTGATCTGCATCGTCCAGTTGTAAATGGATGGAtgataattaaacaactaactggAGGAGGAGAAGGCTTGCCCCCCGCAACCCCACAAATCCTCAATGACAGAggagctctgcacatcagtgctgAAGGCAAAGCTGAAGCACTTGCAACCATCCTCAGCCTGTGGAAGATTGTGTGTAGACAGAACATACCGATCCAAAAAAAAGGATAATATAATCTCACCAATtattttcccaacatctactctagATCAAGAGATGGAAGATATTATTGGCAGTGGCCATTAAGCAGCATTTACATAGCAATAATTGCCTCACAGATGCTTAGTTTGGGTTTTGCCAAGGTCATTtggctcttgacctcattacagctggGGTCAAAAGATGGAacgaaaaagaaaaaaaatcatctatGATTCTATATGAACTCATGAAGGTCATTGACAATGACTGTTCTACTCATAAGGGGAGGAAAGGAAGGGGAGTTGGGGGTAGTTTGGTTGaaactcatggaatcatacataGCACCAAAAGATGGTCATGGGtgttggagattagattagattagacttacagtgtggaaacaggcccttcggcccaacaagtccacaccgacccgccgaagcgaaacccacccatacccctacatttaccccttacctaacactacgggcaatttagcatggccaattcacctgacctgcacatctttggactgtggtaggaaaccagagcacccggaggaaacccacgcag is a genomic window containing:
- the lyrm9 gene encoding LYR motif-containing protein 9 isoform X1 — encoded protein: MFERILGMAPVLFQVGALNDQRKHRMPPLPGAELVQTPVQLYRYLLRCCKQLPAKNIQQHYKHAVRQNFKVHADEDDPERIKQIIKRAIEDADWILSKYKKK
- the lyrm9 gene encoding LYR motif-containing protein 9 isoform X3: MPPLPGAELVQTPVQLYRYLLRCCKQLPAKNIQQHYKHAVRQNFKVHADEDDPERIKQIIKRAIEDADWILSKYKKK
- the lyrm9 gene encoding LYR motif-containing protein 9 isoform X2; protein product: MVGALNDQRKHRMPPLPGAELVQTPVQLYRYLLRCCKQLPAKNIQQHYKHAVRQNFKVHADEDDPERIKQIIKRAIEDADWILSKYKKK